From the genome of Salvelinus fontinalis isolate EN_2023a chromosome 20, ASM2944872v1, whole genome shotgun sequence, one region includes:
- the LOC129817612 gene encoding homeobox protein Nkx-2.2a-like produces MSFNNTKMGFSVKDLLDLPDTNGGSGTEETEDENEEETSEIMTQNPSLEKAGNVPYKSLLCDGGGNSYSKWLASCNSIQYSRLSVDSRNEPKSPELSADESQDIDRDTAVDSSDSGKKRKRRVLFSKAQTYELERRFRQQRYLSAPEREQLANALRLTQTQVKIWFQNHRYKMKRARAEKGMEMVHLVSPRRVAIPVLIRDGKPCDTSKTQELEASFRAGIPFSAYSAYSLHHMHMRSHYSPDAMSQLPSLHHLAQMYQWTW; encoded by the exons ATGTCGTTCAACAACACAAAGATGGGCTTCTCTGTAAAGGACCTTCTGGATCTTCCTGACACCAATGGAGGTTCTGGAACGGAGGAGACCGAGGATGAGAACGAGGAGGAAACTAGTGAGATTATGACGCAAAATCCATCTTTAGAAAAAGCTGGAAATGTGCCCTATAAGAGCCTTttgtgtgatggtggtggtaattCCTACTCAAAATGGCTTGCCTCCTGCAACAGCATCCAATATTCAC GTTTGTCAGTTGATTCTCGAAACGAACCTAAATCTCCAGAGCTCTCCGCGGACGAATCCCAAGATATCGACAGAGACACCGCAGTTGACAGCAGTGACTCTGGAAAGAAGAGGAAAAGGAGGGTGCTGTTTTCCAAAGCGCAAACATATGAACTAGAGCGACGATTTCGACAACAGAGATATCTCTCTGCGCCGGAGAGGGAGCAGCTTGCCAACGCACTACGACtgacacagacccaggtgaagatCTGGTTCCAGAATCACCGGTATAAAATGAAGAGAGCACGCGCTGAGAAGGGTATGGAAATGGTTCATCTCGTGTCCCCAAGACGGGTGGCCATTCCGGTTTTAATTCGTGATGGAAAACCGTGTGACACTAGCAAAACTCAGGAACTCGAGGCCTCGTTCAGGGCTGGAATACCTTTCTCTGCGTATAGCGCCTATTCTCTCCATCACATGCATATGCGCTCTCACTACAGCCCCGACGCCATGTCACAACTGCCCAGTCTGCATCACTTGGCGCAAATGTACCAATGGACTTGGTAG